One Gossypium arboreum isolate Shixiya-1 chromosome 13, ASM2569848v2, whole genome shotgun sequence genomic window, AACTTGAGATTAAGGCCTGGGACCTTGAAGACTTGGCTTTGAGTCGTAAGTACGATGTGTGAGTCTCTTTTTTATCATGTTTGAGTTTCTTTGGATTAGTTTAACTTTTGATTGGTTTTTACTTCATTGTATTGGTTGATTTTATATTGTAGTTTgttagacatgtatatatcttgTACTTGTAATTGTATTATTTTGTATTAGTGAAATTTTCAGAAAATTTTAAGTATGAAAAAAATCTCAACTAAACGTGGCCAATCTCGACCCATTCACAATTTAGGCTTTATTTAACATTTTTTGtctaattttctttcttttttacaataaAAGCAATGCTATACAATTACTAGAAAGCTAATAATTGGTTTGAACTGTAATGTAATGAAtggttgaattttgatttgattttaatgaatatgatTTGATTATTACTTAAATTTATCTGGTTCGATTCGATTTTCGATTTAATTATTATCCaaactaaattttattttattttatatttgattaataattaattttaagtataTGAATTATTCTAAGGTGCACTGCCATAAAAATATTCCGTCCATCACAATATACATGTTAGCATAATGAGTTAGGgtggatttttctttaaaaaaaaatgtcATTGGCATTTTAACTAAACTAATAAATggtgttaattatttttattaattaataatattataaaatagagACTAAATCATAATAAATTTGAGTATATAGGCTAAATGGTAAATTTGAAACATAATTGAGGGATCAAAAAAGAATTTTACCCTCCGATCCCTCTCCTCTCTATTATAAGTCCTCCCAAAATTTTCCCGCTTCGTTCTCAGCCATTTTATAACACATTTTCTCACCGTTTTCTCGGTAGGAATAGAAAACATCGTTTTTCGGCCATGATCCATTCCATATCTAAACCCATAAACCAAATACAACGAAATCTAATAAACCATTTCGTTAAAATCCACGAACATTCTAAAGATTACCATAGTTTTGGTGCCAAGAGACCAAAGACCCAAACAAACCATGAAAACCCTCAAAAAAGACGCCCAAAAAGGTCACCCCCTTTTGTTGCAGCTATGAGAGGCATACATGACCCGGATGAAGCTTTGTCACTTTTCCATGAATATTATCAAAtgggttataagcatgattaccCTTCATTTTCTTCTCTTATTTATAAGCTCGCAAAGTCTCGAAATTTCGAAGCTGTTGAAACCCTTCTTGGCGTGTTACAAAATCTCAACATTCCTTGTAAAGAAACCCTTTTTTGTGCTTTGTTTCAGCATTATGGAAAAGCCCATTTGAGTGGAAAAGCTGTTGAGCTTTTCCGTAAAATGCCTTGTTTTAACTGCGTTTGTACGGTTCAGTCTTTGAATTCGGTTCTTAATGTTCTCGTCGATAACGATAGGTTTGGTGATGCAAAGGAGATATTTGATAAGTCTAAAGAAATGGGTTTTCGTCCGAATACGGTGACATTCAACGTGATGATCAAAGGGTTGTTGAACGGGGCAGAGTTTGATGAAGCATGCAATATGTTCGATGAAATGCTTGAAAGAAACGTGGAACCTAGTGTTGTCACTTATAATAGTTTTATAAGTTTTTTGTGTAAAAAGGGTGAGGTGGAAAAGGCTAAAAAACTATTTGAAGATATGGTTAAGAAAGGGAAGTATCCAAATGCTGTGACTTATGCTTTGTTAATGGAAGGTTTGTGTTCTTTAGGTGAATATAAAGAAGCTAAAAAATTGATGTTTGATATGGAATATAAAGGTTGTAAAACGAAGGTTATTAACTTTGGTGTTTTGATGAGTTACCTTGgaaaaaaaggggaaattgaggaagCTAAATCATTGCTTAGTGAAATGAAGAAAAGGAGGTTTAAAGCCGATGTAGTGATTTATAACATATTGGTGAATTATCTTTGCAAAGAAAGCAAAGTTCAAGAAGCTTATAAAGTTCTGATTGATATGCAAGTTAAAGGTTGTGAGCCAAATGCAGCTACATATAGGATGATGGTTGATGGGTTTTGTAATGTTGGGGATTTTGAAGGTGCTTTGAAGGTTTTGAATGTGATGTTGAAGAGTCGGCATTGTCCGCGGTCAGAAACTTTTTGCCGGTTGGTTGCGGGGTTATTACAGTGTGGGAAAGTTGATGGTGCTTGCTTTGTTTTGGAGGAGATGGAGAAGAGAAAAATAAGCCTTGATTTAGAGGTTTGGGGAGATTTGATAAGGGATGCTTATAGTGGTGTTGGTGATACTAATGAACACTTAACACAAATTATCTTGGGTAATTAGTGATTTAGTTAACTCATAATAAATGTTTTGAGGGTGGATTCGAAACTGCGAGCACGGATTTTTATCCTTAGGCGACAACTCTTATTACTCGGGGAATGAGGAATGCAAGCTCTTAAACAGACAAGGGTCGGATTAGTTTATTACAATAATATCCTACTAATGGTGAAATAGATCAAAATTGTGCAGGGATTCAACCAAGGTAGGCTGCTAATGGAGGACACAAGGAAATCGGTGAAATGTGCATCAAAAGTGATTCTCTTTGTCTTTTGCTATGCAACCAAACAAATAAAACTCATAACAAATGCAAGATCCCCCCCCCCAACACTTTTTGTTGTTGCATTGATCTGAATTAaggtattaaatttttataagctTGATATCATTTTACATTTACTCAAGTTCAAGTTCAAGTGTCTTACGAATTTATTTAGATCTTTGCCAATGTATAAAGATGATATTTTAAAAGTCATATCCATACTCATGCTCAAATATATGTAAAGTCTTCACATTTGCCGGTGAAAAACATTTAATGTCTTTTTTCATCCTTATCTACTAAGATTTAGATATCTTCCAATATCTACTTAGATTTAAATGTTTTTCGAATATGAATATATATCGGACATAgaaccccccccaaaaaaaaaaaagcagcatAGCAATAAATGTCTTTTTATCATGAAGCCTAGATAGATGACTAGATTAGAAGAGACAATAAAATAACTTGAAAGCTGCCCCCAATTAAAGTTCAATACTCTTCACAACTTTGGGTTGTACTTCATTCAACGCTAGTTTATGTTTGTCACAACTATCTTGTACTATTGCTCTTTCGCTTTCTCTTGTACTGTATACTGTATATATCTATCATCTtcgtgttttttttctttttttgcagcAATAGTTGAAAACGGAACAAAAAACAAAAACCGAAACCTAAgttctatttttatttactttttatgttataaaaataaatattttatatttaaaccaatgaaaataatttaaaagtttgaaattttagagtttaataaaaatatttataaaaagattgaaattttatcaaataatatataaaagtcataaaacataacTCATATTgccaaaataaattaaaaatttcgaaactaaaaattaatatggaaaaACAATGAACAATTCGAACCAATACCACCCCTCCTTTTCGAAATTATTAACTTACGTGGGGACGAAAGGGAACTGAAGTATGATGTTTAAATTATGTTGTTGAATTATCAAGATTTTGCCTTTCTTTTATAAATTATCGCAGGGTTTTTATCAGTATTTAAAACCAAATCAATGGTCAAATCAGTTAGATCATTGAGCCTCCAATccgattaaaatataattaaaaattcgaaaaagatttttttttaaaccaaTTCAACCGGTTTTTTAACAGATCCATACCGATTCCCAATCCAATGCTATTTTTTGGATTGATATCTCGACCAGTTTGATCCAAACATCATTGGTTTTAATTGCTTTAATCATGATCTAAAAGATTAAAAGTTGTCATTCGTACTTAATTTAGTACTAAGTATGAGCCAAaaaaaacaatttcatacaataCCGGGATCTAAAACTACTAATGCTAATAACATGGAAAAAGGTACATTCAATATTCCTATCAAGAATCGAATTATTTAGACCAAGTCTATTTCAAGTTTAGGTCAATTTTAAGTACAagtaattttcattattattattgaaatcatATATCAAATCCAAGTCTTGAACAGCTAACTCAAATATGTGTGAAAGTACCTGGTAAGTCCCTTTATTATAAAGATTGGATTAGATTAATCCCTCAAGATCAATTTGCAAAATATTTACATTTACTGTCCCtgataaaatttgattcatttcaatacTACCTAAACTGATTCATTTAATAGtagagggactaatttgataAGAGAAGGATCTGCCAAGTACTTTCACCCTAGAATATGTCATGCCCTAGGCTTGCAAATCATATCGTTGAACTTTCTAAAGATAACAAAAGAGGCTACTATAATGGCTGCTCATTGCCAAAAAAAGAAATGGAATATACTGAAAATTGCTAAATCCGAAAAAACAGTAACAGCTAATGAATGACTTACATACTTGTGCTTTACAATGGTAAATGGGAATAAGAACTTGTTAATGTTGAGGTAATGCTGGTCTTTTTTCCAACATCTCGTAATGAACAACGAAATTATCCTGAATTCAAAATAACACGGTCAGCAACTGGGGCATCGTGAATAAAACGGTTAAAAAAAGAAACAACATGAATAATTCGGTAGGAAATAGAGTGGTTTCAACCTTGCGGACTGTTTCAAATGATATCGGATCAAAACAGTGATAAGAACCTCTCTCGTATGTGTTCGTCTTCACTAGTGGCTCCACATTGGGAACCCTTATGAACCAACACCGGTGCTCCTTGTGGTAAAACCAGCCTCTATTGTAACTGCCAAGAACAGGTTTTAATGAAGTTCAGAGAAAATAATAATGCATAAAGATTTTGAGACAATTCGTTCGGTAGAGAGCATACAGTTCATTTGCAGCGTATAATTGAGCTTCATCTTTTGGCATGCTGCATTAGGAACAGAGACAAAAAGAATGGCTAAGAATAAGATCTTCAAACATCTAATTGATAAGCAAACAGGGGTTGAACAAAAACATACCTGTAAAATATATAGAACAATGTGTCCACagtgaattttgaaaaataaccTTGCTGCATGCACCGAAAAGAAATAAGAACTATTGCATCTAGCAGATTAGCGAAGCACAAAAAGAGAAAAACGGCTCACGTGTAAAGGAGGTGGTTGCTTAGCGTAATAACATTGTGGCACAGTGAACTCCGGGTCACCCTTAGCTGGTTCATCAGACCATGGAGAACCAAATGTCTTGTAAAGATTTTCCGATGAATTCAAATTTAACCCGAGTGTAGTCAGATCAATTCCGAGAGCAAGGGAAGTCAGATCAAGATCATTCATCCTTAGCACGCTTTGCAACCCAAGTAATCCATAGGGGTCATGATTAGACTGCGCAGGCTGCATTGGCTTCATCCCAGGTTCCCTAAATGATTGATTGACTGCTGACATCTGTTGCAGACGGAGCTGGGACTGGTTTTGATGCTGCTGGTATTGCTGTATGAGCTGGTCATAACCCATACCAGAAACCGAATTCGAGGAATTTAGAGGCCTTAGCCCAATCCCAGGTGGTCCACTGGTCTGAACCAAAGATGAAAGTGGATGTTAGAAGTAATTCTTTGTAACATCTACCAAATAGAGGAAACATAGATGGGCAAGTCAAATGCACAAATGAATGTCCAACATAGGAAGTCAAACTGATTTGACCAACAATATATATTTCATTCTACTCTCTGAAAGCCCCTTAGTTACGTTTGCAAAAAACCATTTACAGCACCAGACTACCACACCTGCGAGTGGTAGCTCGAATGTGAAGATGGGAAAATATCAGAGCCATGTAAATGGAGAAGATCTTGGTTGTTTACAGGTGAAAAGGAGACTCCACTGCTACTGGCTGATGGCACATGTTGCTGTTGCTGCTGCGggcgatgagaagaataggatccACCCAAGTTAAATCCTGCAGGCCTCCCCATCTGTTCAGATTTGCATAATTAAGATGATAATCTACTTCTTCAGAAAGTgatgaaaaagaaataataattcacaaagcatgcaattatttataaataaatatggaaagGAAAATACATCAAGATTTTTCAGTTCCGTAAAGGTAGTGACTAGAGACTCACAGAGAAGTGCTGAGATTGCATCATTAACATGGTATTGTCATGAAGTTGATCTTTCTGGTGCAAATCCATTCCATAGTCAGCATTACCACCTGTACAATATATCAAATAATAAGGCCAACCTCCTAAAGACTATAAAACAAATAACAACATCATAAGCAGAAAATGTAAGCTGTTAAATGCAATGATAAGACATCATTCAGTAGACAGCTAATATACTAGAATGTCTGGAAAATTAAGTACCGACATAAAGCTGGATTAAAACAGAACATAAGAATGAAAGAGGAATATAGCATTGAATTCTGCCAACCAGATAATAAAAATGCACTGTATCAAAACCAGATCAGAAAATATCCACGCACCTTTAAATCCTGGTAAAGCAGGGAAATCTTCATTTTGAATGCTGAACTCTTGGTTTTGTTGGACAATGGGACTAGGACCTTGTTTTCGTAATGAGCCTTAAAATGTTTAACTTAAAACGTTAAAACTTCAGCAGCAGAAAAAGACAAATGAAGGATGAAAGAATCAAAAAGCATCTTTGTGCAGTTACCCAATTGTCCCTGAGGCCCTCCAGCAGAACTAGGACGACTTGTCAACTGAGGGAAATCATTGTTTATGTCAAAAGGGGAATTGTCAGTAGAGTTCACATCATTCAACATTCCCATAGAGCTAAGATTGTTCACAGCTTGAACATGGCTCTGGGAAAGGGGACCACCAGCAGATGGATAAGAATTGCCCAACATTGAAATTACCTGAGGAGATCCTGAATCCAGAAAGGGTCATTCGTGGGGAACAAAATTACGGCTAAACTAGTAAATCCACATAACATAATATTCCATCGTATAAAATTAATAATCCAAACATTAAAAAATTGAAACATATATCCAGGATCAGCTAAGAATAAGAATCAAGTTAACTTCTAACGATCATAAGTTAGAAGAGACTGATGAGCGGCTATGAAGAGTAGTGcaagaaacaaagtcagaaactcatcacaaaaaatataaataaatagatgGTAAACTAGCAAATAAAATTTGACCATTGTAACCAGCAGCACACATAAATAGTGATTGTTCAGAGTAACATACCTTGAGGAAGCACACCACTCATCAACCTATTCTGACCCTGCATGCTTAAACTTCCAGATCCACTATTGGCACTTAAGTTCAGGCGAGAAGCAAGACCAGGCACGGATAATCCTCCACCCGAGCTTATGCTCCTCCCAATGTTGCCCCCACCAACCATGTTTCCCATAGAACTAGTTATCCTAGGACCTGAATTTCCCAAAATTGGGGATACTCCCAATCCTGGAACAGCATTGCGGTTACCAATCGCAGCAGATGTTGGGAGAATTCCAGGTATAGAACCACCAACTCCATTTGTGTTACTACTAAATCCAGGGTTTCCTACAACACTAATACCTCCTCTATTGGTTACTCCTGAATGCCCATGGGAACTGCCATGAGATAACTGCAAAATAGTATCAATAAGAAAATGAAGTGCATATTACAAGAATCTTATTCCCATcctataatttttttcatgtgtgATTGTCCTAAATAAAAGCTTGGAGGGAAGAGAAAACATGTATGGTTTCTATTGCTGAAACCAAAAATGTCACATTATATACACTAGGAATATTAAACTACCTGAGAAAGAGCAACAGGGAGATTATTTGAGGCGAATCTTCCACCAGATAGGTTCCCAGTAGGTTGTTGAACCCCACCAGTTGGAACATTACTTAAAGTCGAGTTTCTTGATGTGAGAGTACCAGGCATGTTGGGAACATTAAAGCTACCATGAATACCATGAAGGCCCTGAATAGTACCTGCAAAATCAAAAAATAGACTAGCATGAATCCAGAAGTAAATAGATGAGCCAGATATCCAGCAAAATCTACCCACCAGTGTGATGGAAACCAGGGGAGGCTGCACCAGACTGACCAGAGAAAGATGTAGCGAAAGAACGTCCGCTGCTGTCTGGAATATTTGATGCTGATCCGTTGACAGAAGACTGCAACCAGATACACATTATAATTTCTAGACAATAGATAGATATGTGATGTAAACAATCAACCCAGAAAAGATTACAGATAACAGAAATGATCGAgattcatatttgattttgagtttcaagCTTTCAATTAAAAAGATAATGGACCATAAAAGGAAGAAGATATCTAAAGGTTCCACCATTTATGAACTAGGAAGAAAAATTGACATTTCAAACCAATCTACTTTTAGTGGAGTAGAAATGATCTATAATCAACATATTTATACTAAATTCAAAAAATCAGCATGGCAGAACATGTTGAAATCAACAAACAAGTACACAGTGACAAACATATATAAGCAATGGACCCAATATGATGCATCTACAAATGACAATAAGTGATACTAGTTAGCTTCTGCACAAAGAACTAAAACTTAACCTACAGAAGCCACATTCTTCATTTAGACAAAGAAATAAGTTCACCTACAGAATAATGTTCTAAAAGACAACTCCAAATAAGTATTCAGTTGAAATAACAATACATTAAGTAATCCCGACATTGCACAAGTGTCAGTAGATCATGCAAAATATCATTCCTTGTTGAAAAAGCAGCCTTCAACGTCTTGAGTACAAGCTGCTAGAGTGACTATAGCCTGGAAAGGACAACAAAAAAGGTGGCAATGAGTGAAACCAAATCCAATGTTACAGTGAGAAAAGATGTCCATATAACATTCTATATATCATATATGACATTAAAACAACCCACGTTTGACACTTTCAACTTTGAAATAATAACAGTAAacgcaatttaaaacactttcaCCATTCATTCCTCAAATTAAGTGATAACAAAGTGTtaaaaaggaaggaaaaaaaaaaacactattaCATACATTCGAAACAAATTTTGGCCTCTGAAGCTTCCTCTGTATTTCTCTCTATTGAAATTTGCAATTAGAAAAACAAAAGACTTCTTTCAGCTAGAAATCATCACTTTCCAAATAACATCAGTGTATCCACATTTTTAAAGGAACTAAACCCTAAATACTTTTAATAATTAATGAACCTATACTACTATCCAGGTCAGTTCAGTTGAGTTTATCGAAAGAACGGTTTCCACATTTTTCCAAAGGTTACTTTCTCAGTAGTCAAACAACGGCTTACAAGCAGTCTCCACTTTCAgataaaattcttaaaaataactattccaaagaaaataaaaagcgaaattcacacacacacacacacaaaaaaaaaagaactaatCTAAATCTTCCCTAATAAAAACGAACcaaaacaacaacaataataattaGATGTACTCGGTGCGATTTGAGATCGAATCTTGGCGAAGCCAAGATCGGGTCACAACTCACAAGAAGTGTGAAGAATTACCTGCAAGGTAGATCAACGGCCGTGAAAGATCTTaaaattttcctttcttttttctcCTTAGATTTTTAATGGAAATTCCGTGAGCTGAGTCAAAGGACCGAGTTGTGGTTGCCTTTTTGTTTGGGTCCGTTCTTGATTTTGTTTTTGCCCTAAATCGAATAAAAATGTACTTCTTTtaagaaaaagaaacagaaaagATAGCAGAAggggaaataaaaaataataaggctacctttttcctcttttttcttCTCAAAATGAGTGCCTTTTTAGATTGATAAGAATAAAAGACGAAAGCAATATTTTATAACTTGatcctttaaatttttattttgttttacatTAGTCTCAAAATTCATaaactttttaaatttaatcTCTTAATTTTTATTCCTTTAATATGTGATGGTATAGGTCGCATcctcatttaaaatttaaaatatataatctaaaaacataaattattaaaaatttagttttctaaagtttttcaaatAATGACGTGATAAAATTTAAGAATATTGCATCATTAAGCTTTAACAACATTTAAGTtcaagaattaaattaaaatgatgGAATAAATTTCGAGATTAATGTAGAACAAAAAAattgtatattaaattaaaaatcatcTATTTTGTAGCATAATAACCTTTTCGGCTCTTCAATTATACAAAATATTTCACCTCAACTCCCGTCTTTTTTCACAAACTTTTAATTTTCATCTAGTTACTCAGAAAATAGTTAACGATTAAGAATTTTGACGTAGATATACAGAAGCGCGGTATGTTTACTTGTGATTGGTATAATAAAAGTTGTAACGGTGAGATTAAAAACTATAACGTTAGACAAAAAAATAAGTTGAACGCACCACACTGTACCTCATCACCCATCCGAACTCATCTATATaaacaattattaaaatttttaatttaatttttttatcttgaTAGGTTCAAATTGAAATTTGGATGTATAGTGAAAAGAAATTATTTGGAGGGTAAATTATAAATTCAAGTTTATGTAATTATTTCTTTAAATCTGaatatattttagaaaattttcataaaattttattatattcagTCTTGAAATGAGCTGTATTAAAGCTAATAagggtaaatttacattttaagtCACTTAATTTCGCATTAACTTTTATGTGAGTCATAATATTCATTTCGAGTATAATCatcaattttgaattaatttacattttgtttttattattttattaattaaaaattctcGATAATATTTTACTTTATAATTGATTAGTATTTAATTACAATTCTATTTataattacttttaaaattatattccacgaattataaaattataatttttataatttataaaattatttcaagACAAGCATATTTACGTATTCAGATAGAACACAATAATTTATCATAAATTTCTAAAAGTAAAAGctggaaattcaataaaaatattaaatctaaATTCTATAACAAAAAATAAGTACATCAAGATCTTAGAAATTAACCAAGTCAACTAAACAAGTTAAAACAAAATGTTATATAAACGCCCTTAGAACATTtcattagaattaagtgacccaaattcttatttaaataaaatacgatggaaaataaaataaaagtaaaatccatatagaactagacttcttttattttattttagaataaggttttaaaccttattaaactccatctattttatattgattagataaggtgtttcaatcctactagaatatggctttgcaagcctataaatagacatagtctattcctcttgtatttgagtaaaaatttttcgacatagtgaattttcttctcctcctccgtggtttttttccgaaagggtttccacgtaaaatttatgtgttctttatttttatttattttattctattttatttttcacaaattggtatcgagcttagggttattcatctcgatca contains:
- the LOC108486449 gene encoding pentatricopeptide repeat-containing protein At1g07740, mitochondrial; translated protein: MIHSISKPINQIQRNLINHFVKIHEHSKDYHSFGAKRPKTQTNHENPQKRRPKRSPPFVAAMRGIHDPDEALSLFHEYYQMGYKHDYPSFSSLIYKLAKSRNFEAVETLLGVLQNLNIPCKETLFCALFQHYGKAHLSGKAVELFRKMPCFNCVCTVQSLNSVLNVLVDNDRFGDAKEIFDKSKEMGFRPNTVTFNVMIKGLLNGAEFDEACNMFDEMLERNVEPSVVTYNSFISFLCKKGEVEKAKKLFEDMVKKGKYPNAVTYALLMEGLCSLGEYKEAKKLMFDMEYKGCKTKVINFGVLMSYLGKKGEIEEAKSLLSEMKKRRFKADVVIYNILVNYLCKESKVQEAYKVLIDMQVKGCEPNAATYRMMVDGFCNVGDFEGALKVLNVMLKSRHCPRSETFCRLVAGLLQCGKVDGACFVLEEMEKRKISLDLEVWGDLIRDAYSGVGDTNEHLTQIILGN
- the LOC108486448 gene encoding probable NOT transcription complex subunit VIP2 isoform X1, with the protein product MSGLLNSSVNGSASNIPDSSGRSFATSFSGQSGAASPGFHHTGTIQGLHGIHGSFNVPNMPGTLTSRNSTLSNVPTGGVQQPTGNLSGGRFASNNLPVALSQLSHGSSHGHSGVTNRGGISVVGNPGFSSNTNGVGGSIPGILPTSAAIGNRNAVPGLGVSPILGNSGPRITSSMGNMVGGGNIGRSISSGGGLSVPGLASRLNLSANSGSGSLSMQGQNRLMSGVLPQGSPQVISMLGNSYPSAGGPLSQSHVQAVNNLSSMGMLNDVNSTDNSPFDINNDFPQLTSRPSSAGGPQGQLGSLRKQGPSPIVQQNQEFSIQNEDFPALPGFKGGNADYGMDLHQKDQLHDNTMLMMQSQHFSMGRPAGFNLGGSYSSHRPQQQQQHVPSASSSGVSFSPVNNQDLLHLHGSDIFPSSHSSYHSQTSGPPGIGLRPLNSSNSVSGMGYDQLIQQYQQHQNQSQLRLQQMSAVNQSFREPGMKPMQPAQSNHDPYGLLGLQSVLRMNDLDLTSLALGIDLTTLGLNLNSSENLYKTFGSPWSDEPAKGDPEFTVPQCYYAKQPPPLHQGYFSKFTVDTLFYIFYSMPKDEAQLYAANELYNRGWFYHKEHRCWFIRVPNVEPLVKTNTYERGSYHCFDPISFETVRKDNFVVHYEMLEKRPALPQH
- the LOC108486448 gene encoding probable NOT transcription complex subunit VIP2 isoform X2, with translation MSGLLNSSVNGSASNIPDSSGRSFATSFSGQSGAASPGFHHTGTIQGLHGIHGSFNVPNMPGTLTSRNSTLSNVPTGGVQQPTGNLSGGRFASNNLPVALSQLSHGSSHGHSGVTNRGGISVVGNPGFSSNTNGVGGSIPGILPTSAAIGNRNAVPGLGVSPILGNSGPRITSSMGNMVGGGNIGRSISSGGGLSVPGLASRLNLSANSGSGSLSMQGQNRLMSGVLPQGSPQVISMLGNSYPSAGGPLSQSHVQAVNNLSSMGMLNDVNSTDNSPFDINNDFPQLTSRPSSAGGPQGQLGSLRKQGPSPIVQQNQEFSIQNEDFPALPGFKGGNADYGMDLHQKDQLHDNTMLMMQSQHFSMGRPAGFNLGGSYSSHRPQQQQQHVPSASSSGVSFSPTSGPPGIGLRPLNSSNSVSGMGYDQLIQQYQQHQNQSQLRLQQMSAVNQSFREPGMKPMQPAQSNHDPYGLLGLQSVLRMNDLDLTSLALGIDLTTLGLNLNSSENLYKTFGSPWSDEPAKGDPEFTVPQCYYAKQPPPLHQGYFSKFTVDTLFYIFYSMPKDEAQLYAANELYNRGWFYHKEHRCWFIRVPNVEPLVKTNTYERGSYHCFDPISFETVRKDNFVVHYEMLEKRPALPQH